The Acropora palmata chromosome 10, jaAcrPala1.3, whole genome shotgun sequence genome contains a region encoding:
- the LOC141895602 gene encoding uncharacterized protein LOC141895602: MSGYTVEYIQEKLKKELNPIHLEVVDLSDGCGAKFSVLVVSEKFEGKPLLAQHRMVNGCLDEEMKKIHALTIKTMKPTQWEKQNTT, translated from the exons ATGAGTGGATACACGGTCGAATATATTcaagaaaagctgaaaaaggagTTAAATCCCATTCACTTG GAAGTGGTTGATTTATCAGATGGCTGTGGTGCAAAATTCTCAGTTCTTGTTGTCTCtgaaaaatttgaaggaaaGCCACTTCTTGCACAACATAGAATGGTGAATGGTTGCTTGGATGAGGAGATGAAAAAAATCCATGCCTTAActattaaaacaatgaaacctACCCAGTGGGAAAAACAGAACACCACATAA